In Styela clava chromosome 10, kaStyClav1.hap1.2, whole genome shotgun sequence, the sequence ATCATAATTCTCTGGTGATAGTCTAATAAAAGTGGTATCTTCAGAAGCCATTTTTTACTATCTGTCTACATATAGTTCGAAGTTATTTTTACATAGTGTAGACcaatggttcccaaactgggggtgATTACCCCGAAATGGGTAATTTATCAATTTCAGGGTGTATTCCAGACAATCATTGtttcaataatttcttttttaatccTCGTACTTTTGACTAGTCTGTGGAAAAGCTAAACATTCAATGATTGTAATTGTAATGattgctaacatatcagtgataaaaattgataaaaccggccttaaattaatctaacaataactaaactattataatttaCCGTCAGTTGGACAGTCAGgaagggctgcgatcgctcatgttcaaaatgttgattttcgggccggtatggtaattttcaaaacccctaatcttgtacgcatgtatgcaccgctgtgtaccgttattcatcTATAGGGCCTGACATCGTtcatgacataacaatgcaattgatctgttcatttctcgcaacgcctgtcttttttggaagtgcatctgcagactgttttaggggttatacgagaactagatgctactttgcattttattagtttctcgcctacaatgccgttgtgaaaacaaaaactttcagacttgaaataaaaatctagaaatcTGATATAACAATGGGGCGGTGTAAAAGTGGCTTAATGTGATTGGAAGCTGATCGAAAATTATAACACTATCAAAGCGGAATTACCTCCAAACActagaaccgtaaaataatttaacgcatcatcctaaacgtttttggtaattcatgtgcgtgttttcgtactctaatatcataaaaccgagtgccatgaaaagtccctgatagaagtgctgcataagtaaagcccaaaactacaccaacaccagcttataagatttATTTCAGAAGTATCTTATGGATACAaacgtgaattaaatatctgtgacccactctcttctgttccgcgataaaattataatttttgacccattcattgaaaaaggttcgccatccctgctctaGTCTATGGCATGCCTACCAAATAACGTAGTACTGATAGATCCCAGCCTAAATAGTAGCTCATTTTGTATCAGTGACTGCTCTTGCAGGACCTTGACAAGAGTGAAGACATGAAAACGCCTCATCATAAACAGGTGAAATATAATTACTATTCTCCATGTTCCATAAAGGACAGACACTTCTAATTCAAATTTAGTCAAGGAAAAATACCGGGCACTATCCCATGAAGTGTTTCGATGGTTTGGCCGTTCCAGATGTCCAAATTGTACGTCGTAAGTTGCTTGGGCAGAATGAATATTCCATGGAATTTCAACCTTCAAAACTTCAATGATTTTCTTGCTAGTCAAcctaaaattgcaaaatattatacaaaatgaaaaattgttgcgttcagtagttttcaaattgtTGCTTTCATCgaagatatgatatatattttggcCAAATACACACTTCAAAAATTGGAAATGACATTAAAAACTGAATATGTGCGAATAACAATTATTTATGTTTTTACAAACTCGTAGATTGTGTAACAAGGTACATTACCGGTACCTTCCCACCTCGATATGGAAGATTAATTAAGGTGTTAAACGCTTTCGCAAAAACAGGCCTACGTTACATGAACTCTAAACATATTATATCCAAGCAGCAAGTATTGCTTTGTGCAGTTTGAGTCATAAAAACAACTGGATAGTAGTAAACCTCGCTTGAAACTAGGCCTAACATAAACAGTTATATATAGTCGAATATACCCATTTGCACTTGATTTCGTAAGTCATATTCAAATAATGCTTTACTTTAAAATAACCCCAATGTCAGAATAAGCACCATCTGTTGTGGgcgcaatatttatatatatatatatatatatatacatatatgattGGAATATAAAACTGTCATAAGTAGAAGTCGTTGTGTGGTATGAGATTTGTTGATCTTTGAAAAGCAAATTAGTTCAAGAATTTGATCATACTATTTTAGTTTCGAGCCATAGACTTTTTGCTCAAACTACCCTATTTGAAGTGCAGCACAACACAGCTAATGAGTGGAAAGACTAGAAACAAGTTTCATATTATTATAGACTTCCACATGCTACCGTTTCAATACCGTTGTACCCTCAGGTCAGATAAGGTTAAGTTGATTGTCTATTTACGATTGGGGAACGTGAAAAAATACTTGGATTTCACAAAGAAGGCCTGTGATCTGTGAATGTTTCATGAATACCTAACTATacgttttttatgttttaatgcAGTAATcttgaaattatatatttataccatGGGAATATTCTTCAAACTCTTGCTGCTAACAACAGTGTTGTCACTTACGCTAGAATTAGAACATACCAGTGCAGGTAAGTGAAATTTTTTACATCGGTGTTTGTTGCGGTATTAGacgaaaatattgaaattttaatgcgCGACTATCAATGCTTGTGtagatttattttctattaaaattattatcttGCTTGTTAGAATAATTCTTTATAAAgacatatttcatttaaaaaatctcgaataatgaaattaaattgGAAGAAATTACATACGACTCACTTCTTTAACTACGGACAAATGGCCCATTGGGCGATAAAAACTACTTATTACTCAACGTGTTCTCTTGTTGTCGTATTAGTTATAACCATTGAATTGTTGGATTATGATGTTCAAGGAGTGCAGGACTAAGTCTCATGTTTCATCAATCAAACTGGTTGGCACGTTAAACGTAGCTTACTTCGCACCCGATAGTGACGAGGGGTTATAGCACACAATATTATATCCATTTCATGGTATCCTTTCTTACATTTTATCTCCATATTGGAAGCCGACttatatcttttattttaattgcagcTTTAATACAGAAGAACCATAACAAAACATCGAttgcaaaaaagttcaaaaaacaagtaaaaatagttttgaattGTACTAAATACTGTGAATGGAATCATTTCATCCAGGGATACTTAGGAAGATGCAAGTTTAAagacaataaaagtaaaaaaaaatgtcaatacaacaaattttaaaaatgagatACTCAGTgcatcaaatgaaaaaaaaaggtttatcAAATAGAAAAACTTTATTATACGATTTTCTAAGATTCCATCTATGTttacttgaatatttttatatataataaaactttgaattcaaatttaatgcgttttcttaaCCGAGATCGATgtaatatttttgactttttcatATGAAAGATGAGCAAGGCGTCCTAATCATCGAGTTATTAAGTAATGTCCAAAAATTGCAATGTGACAATCCACttagttttgaatatttaaaaaaattcattaattCCTTTGCAGAATTATGTAAATTTTGTCGAAGACTTGGATGCAAGTCAGGAACTATACTTGGTGACGAATCATGGACAGATGATGACGAATTTTTACTTTATCAAATTAACATTCTGCATAAATTTACTTAAGTATAGTAAAATTTAGAACAATAAAACATCtggtcatttatttttttctgtagtGTAAGTCAAAAGCTTATTAGCTTCATAATATCAGTGGATGCACACTTTACACTCCCTTATATGGATGTCGTTTATGAACATTTAGATATAATGCCTACTTAATTTAATAGGTTTATATTACACGTTTAGCACTTACCATCAATACATAAAACAGACCTTGCAAAAAATCGCCAAACACAGATATAAAATCCAAAGAGTCATAGGCCGGGCGTTCAGGAAGTaatcgtaccaagatgacgcacaaacTGAacgaaccctaacctgatatacattctatgtttaggttgtgcgccatctttgtacAGATACCTTGAGAGCACTCAATCTAGCACGAAATGAGGTGTTTACACAATGTATTCAGAGTAAATGTCCGAAAAGCTGACGTGGAATTTGTGGGTATGTAAGGAATCTTAAAATCACGATTATAATGGTGGTTTGTCTTACATGAAGCATAATTGCACATGAATTCAAAAACTAGAAATCCCTTTTTGTAACGTAGTTTTCTTTGGTGGAATGTTATCGAAACTGCAGCCAGATTTCAACATCATGTTGAGTGTGCGGCAAGTAAGGCTTAAGCTTTAtggaaatcattttattttagggAAACACAAAACGTCGATGCGTAATAGAATTACCAATATTGATATACATACAGTAAAAATATAAGTTTCACTTTGAAAACGCAATTATGCTTTTAATTGTATTTCACTGTACTTTGAAACAGTGCTCTAACTAAATCTAAATTACAATTGatacaattttgttttaaatgaaattcCTTCTAATATACCTAACACAAGTCAAGATAATGTACATAAAGTGAATTCATGAAGTGCATCTGTTCTtccgcaattaaaaaaaaaaacagaaacaaaAATCCCAACTTAAATAGCAACGTAGGTATAAAAATAAGGAGCTGtgtagaagaaaaaaaattcaactacTTTTGAGTTTTGTCAAGCAAGGTACATGTTATCGATTTAAGATAAGCTCAGGACAGGGGTCACCAACACGTTGCCCGATAAGACCATATGTGttgcccgcaggtctgttccaaaatAAGCCCAATAACCGCGCTTATGAGTAAGcaaatatcaattatttttagtcatgctattcttgtataaatcacacttatatgggaactGAGAAtgacattatattatttattgtaacgATCAACCTGATTTGTATTTGACCTCAGTCATGTGACGGGTCATTTAATACGGTTAcaacagggttgtccaaaacgaatcgaatattcgaatgtattcgaatatcaaagtattcgaataccttttcggcttattttcgaataattccgaataatagccacttttcgccgtaaatgTGGTGTTTCGTTtcacgggaatcttcaaacgactttttacgctgtctcacgtattgtaatgacgacgaaatagaatcggcactttgattgtttaaattctgtgcgaccgtacgtcgcatagtgttgcgacacatttgcacgttttcgtgggtggacattgccgacattcgtctacgaggctttcaatttacaaattcatttccattacgtcgaaaaattgacaattaccgtattacatgatatttaatcgcaggccggttatcgttactttaaagagaaacacggccaccgagataaagtgatttgtgaccctttcgttttgccgattcagcagaacacgacagggacaggaaaacacagctgtgaaataacccgtggacgtacagtgtaatacttatcacatttcaaaattatttcaactttcgggttaataggttgtccaaaatgattgacGCTTCACAACTTAAATtcaccgctcaattgttaaaaatagttaattctgtgagtatgattctaccgaactaacatgatctggttctaaacatataaaattattagcgcatatcagcacaactgaacaacagggacacaatttttccaCCCGTCTTATTGAAGGCCTATATGAAAAAACCCATTTTTTTGTGTgctaaaatgattttttgttgcgcaaaataatccaatccatgactggtaccagcatttaaaatgtcatgccgtattaatttaattctgctTAACGTAAcacatggttgtatcgacaatctgtggacataaaatgtgtggtaaactgaccgatattattaaatattgattcctatttttatattgataaaataatgaaagtattagtACCAAATACCActggtatttgtggacatgaaatacgtggtaaacccccaattataattaatttcggattcgtatttacaaaataataaaactattatatataattgtaaaatgcaacggcgatctgtggccttaacatgtgtggtaaactgcccgatttataAACCTTTGAGTTATGAtgatagaattaaattaacacggtaaggcattttaaatagtggtatcggtcattgattcgaatattttgcgtagcacaaaatcatcctggtaaaaaAATGCATaccttttaaatacaaaccaatggcaaccattatccaaattagttcccaagagcgggataaagtataaaattctttttccgacttgtgacaatttttcgtgatcaaaaactaattgtattcggcacaatatcacggcaatctgtggacataaattgtgtggcaaactcgcgattaatataatttttgattcccattttcgtatttacaaaatacaacggcgatctgtggacttagaatgtgtggtaaactacccgattataaatagtttttgattcctattttcatatttatgaaataataaaagtattattactcaaacatagaACGGCGATCTGCgaacttaaaatgtgtggtaaagttcccgaatataattaatttttgattcgtatttttgtactcacgaaaaattgtcaccagtcggaaaaataactcatactttatcccgctttttggcaaataatttggataatggttggtatttaaaagtatgagCGTTTTACTAGgctgattttgtgttgcgcaaatattcaaatccatcatcgataccactattgtcgtattaattaaattctgttaacatggttcatggtatatatataaaatatatatatactgcaataatctgcaaatatgaaatgcctgataatatatatagctaggttgtagatagcagttattccattgcttattgtatggaaattcctacatacatttagataagcttcaattagtggattttattttcgaagtattcgaaatttcatattcgaaaaaaataatttcgaatgtattcgaaatagtgaactattcggtattggccatccctggttacaattatgacatcactttCACGAACTCGCGTTTTTTCTCATCCGTTGGTTTGTGAAGCAGCAATAATTTATGAAACAAAGTCAATAATCTTGAAAAGTGGGGGGCCGGAAAACGCGTGTTTTTATGAGTCTTGTGGGTCTAAAAAGATgtataaaacagaaaaatgtataatacagaaagatgcttttattttttttacatttcaaaaaggggggggggggggtcgacccCAAAAATTACCCGCCTGACGACAGCCCTGCTCATATATATCACGGGATTCGTCAAATCTTTCGTTTGATTTCTGCTATGTCGGAAAAGGATTTTCTTTTAGTTTAAGTACTTCGTTGGCTTCCTAGGGTTGTAGAGAATGTAGGTGGGGCCGATGAGTTGCTTAAAAAACATAACTATAATACAGACACCAATGCAAAAAACTgttgaaaaaattatagaaGACGCGACTATCGTAACCTCGTAGTGAGCTTGTTCATAAAAGTAAGACCCCAtgacaaataatgcaaaaatcaATATAACTCCTGATAAATACAAAGCTTGTTTAATAGGAGACGGATTAACAAAGTCCTTCGTATAAGACTTGTTTGTGTCAGCTTGCGGAGCAGCTGCGCGTCTCGTTGGAACTTTCGATTCGAtgacaagaaaaataaatataaaaagccAAGAAAGAAGAAATTCCATGTACTCCTGCGCTGGGATAAACAACATTTCGTACATACGACTGAATCCGCTTTTGGTAGGATCGATGGGCACAACCACAGTGCCACACAAAGCAGCAACAATACCGAGGTACAATATTGGAGGCACAATTCGAACCCATGCAGGAATTTTTCTCCAAAATGGCAAACTGAATATCtagaaaaaaacatatttttatgtaatgTTTTTAGTTTCACCACATATAGTATATCAAGTAATTTAGTGATGCTTTTTGTGGATTAAATTTATAGGTAATGAGTGGCCAATAATATCGTTGTTCGGTATAATTTACAAAGGGATTACAATAAGTTATTACTGCAAAAGAATATGAATCAACTTCTGAAATATTACCTTTCATGGTGTATAACTgagaaattaaatataaaatgacgAGTACAATCTAACCTGTGTGAATGCTAATAGAAAACCAAACCCAAATCCAAACACGGGCCATAAATTTCCATAACCCTGTTCTGGATTTCCCGTCTGCACAGCTACCACTATAGAATGTATCAGCACCCAAGTTTCGTTTAGAAGCCGCCAATATCTACAATTCAAAAGCAGAACTATTAAAAAGAAATTACAGAGGTCTTAGAACTTTTTTCCGTGTTCAACCCGTGGGTGAATCTATGTACGCCGGGCCTGGAATAGCAATTGAAGTAATAATCAATATAATACAATTCTTGACTGGTTTATTCACCACTCTTTAGACGAATATTTTGTCTACCTTATCTTTATTTGAATCAAGTACatagatttatttttaacaacTACATGATTCTTATCGTCATAGAGCAAGGCATTCTTACAAATGAGAAATGGCCGACTACTGTTTCCAAAACCATCAATTTATTTTCCCTTTAAAACGGCTAATCATTCACTTTACAATGTGAAAAGTATAAATTAGAGTCATGACATGCAGTTGAGTACATAGCCAATTTAATTCAGtggatttttatatatatacaccaTTCTAGACCTGGTAAACAGAATTTATAAATACCTGTTCAAGTGAATTTCGGTGAAAACTAGACTTCCTTGAAGCAGAACGATAGCAGTATGAAAAAATCCTAAAGTATGACCCCATGTATTTTCCATTGGATGGTACCAGAAAGTATAGATTGATGACCAAGCGAAAGCATAACCGTGGTATCTGAAACAGTTATGAATAGAAGTAAATATACGGTATCAATTGACATTTGTATGACTTTCCATATAGAGGAATATAGATAGCAGGTTTGATTTTCAGAGCAGATGTGTATTGCTCATTACCTTCAGGTGTTGTAAAAAATCTGATTAAAAGTACCTGGTGTACAAATAAATGCTTAAAGCGACTTGTGTAAAACTCCCAAAACAAAAATTGAGCGACGGTCATAGTGATCAAAGTATTCGAAACGCAAATACAACCAAAAGTGAGAAAAAGTGAAGAGCGTTAAGGCGGAACAGTGGAGAAACGTACAGGCCGCCGTTGGAGTAAGGCAGAAACTCGGCGTAAGCGGCGTTCACAGTTTAACATTTAAGAAATTATAGTCAATAGTCATTATCTATGAATTTCATAAACTACCGATCAGGAGTTGTATCGAATATACA encodes:
- the LOC120337658 gene encoding uncharacterized protein LOC120337658 isoform X2, which produces MLCPYCDLIAGELLNWKANSGYFHYEVISSQQRLLPEPDNACNDTTFPGRSGQYCQQNWYYWKLPPNESTATTKAVVWLLYSLHQIFVWGLIYRSQLTVNRNKVEGKQQKYSSNLRWFNWSMLAVNALFHILHLIQTHTTYDGLAQQVAVSTSQSSVIMLLVFVLLMEYKDRGIILMWPNSTSDDFAANKLRLHPGPTTLIRKYHGYAFAWSSIYTFWYHPMENTWGHTLGFFHTAIVLLQGSLVFTEIHLNRYWRLLNETWVLIHSIVVAVQTGNPEQGYGNLWPVFGFGFGFLLAFTQIFSLPFWRKIPAWVRIVPPILYLGIVAALCGTVVVPIDPTKSGFSRMYEMLFIPAQEYMEFLLSWLFIFIFLVIESKVPTRRAAAPQADTNKSYTKDFVNPSPIKQALYLSGVILIFALFVMGSYFYEQAHYEVTIVASSIIFSTVFCIGVCIIVMFFKQLIGPTYILYNPRKPTKYLN
- the LOC120337658 gene encoding uncharacterized protein LOC120337658 isoform X1, producing the protein MKQDAFALGGGLLFIIFFLGTMWMWGELLNWKANSGYFHYEVISSQQRLLPEPDNACNDTTFPGRSGQYCQQNWYYWKLPPNESTATTKAVVWLLYSLHQIFVWGLIYRSQLTVNRNKVEGKQQKYSSNLRWFNWSMLAVNALFHILHLIQTHTTYDGLAQQVAVSTSQSSVIMLLVFVLLMEYKDRGIILMWPNSTSDDFAANKLRLHPGPTTLIRKYHGYAFAWSSIYTFWYHPMENTWGHTLGFFHTAIVLLQGSLVFTEIHLNRYWRLLNETWVLIHSIVVAVQTGNPEQGYGNLWPVFGFGFGFLLAFTQIFSLPFWRKIPAWVRIVPPILYLGIVAALCGTVVVPIDPTKSGFSRMYEMLFIPAQEYMEFLLSWLFIFIFLVIESKVPTRRAAAPQADTNKSYTKDFVNPSPIKQALYLSGVILIFALFVMGSYFYEQAHYEVTIVASSIIFSTVFCIGVCIIVMFFKQLIGPTYILYNPRKPTKYLN